The genomic window CATGCAGCAGCAGATGCAAGAGCTCAGCCAGAGACAACAGCACAGCAGCCAACAACACCAAGACCTGGAAGTAAATGTTTCCTGTCAATCAAGCAGTTTAGTTACATTATTCAGGACCAtgtcatacagatgtttacttaTAATAGAGATATAGTACTTATAGAGTTTTATAAAGATAGAattttataaagatttaaaatgcttatgtgtgtgttcaaatgtttagATATAAAATACTAATGACTTTTAACAGGAGAGGAATCAGTGTCTGAACTCGAGCATCCTGACTCTCTCATCCCAGCTTGGCCAGCTTCAGGTTCATGAGGAAGAGCTTAGTTCTATGCTCAAACTGAAGGTAGCTCAGCTTCTTCTTGTTCTCTGTCAATCTACTGTGGGCTGCTGAGTATTTTTGCAAATtctttccatgtgtgtgtgtatgtgaatatatatatatatatatatatatatatatatatatatatatatatatatatatatatatatatatatttacttacttacttatttacatttacatttactcagGACAAAGATATGACGGAAGCCACAAATCACATATTAGGCCTAGCTGAACGGCTACGGGAATCAGAGTCATCACTAAAAGAGTGCCAGGTTCGTGAGAGAAAAACGTTACAAGAAACGGAGGAATACAGACGCCGCCTCAGAGAGGCCAGACATCAAAATGCTCAACTAAAAGGTAAAAACGTTATAAAAAGCATCTAGATTTTGCTTGTCTGGTAAAAGTATTCAAATGGCCTATTGTGAAAGACTTTTCCTTTGTAACTATGGTAAAGTTGGTCTTATCAAGTACTTACTCATTAGTGTGAATTACTTTATTCAACCAACAAATAGCTTATATTTTGCAACCTTTAAATCTTAGACATATTATCTGCTTGatatataatgttaaaataaatcccAATTAAGATCATTTCAGTTCCAGCTTGTAGTATTGCTATAAATCTAAATACTGCTGCCACCTTCTGGTTCAGCAAATGAATTTTCTTTCATGCAGGTGTAGTACGCGTTCTGTCAGGTGTTTTTCACAGAAGAACTGAGCTCATGGGTTGGTAATATAGACCAACTAGTATCAGAGTTGGACAAATGTGCCCTTCTTATACCCATCAGCCAAATTAGAGAAGTGCTGGGTTACACCatgttacatacatacatgatgTACAAAAGGTCATACTGTCCAAGTCTGTCTAAGAAAAATATTCGTTTCAGGAGATGATGGCACACTTCACCTCCTGAACTGAGGGCCGTAAtctgttaatattaatgttatgtcCGGAAACCTATGGTGTTGAAACGTATAATACGAtagaatttaattaaaacaacatcTTTTCCCCCAGATGAGCTTCAAGAGAAGACTCTAGAGAACAACAGTCAGAGAGAGGAGCTCATTCGGCTTAGACAAGAGAACCAGCTGCTCCGGAAAGAACTGTCTCTCGCAGGTAGAATGACGTAGAAATAAAACTAAGGTCCTTGAGTAAAATGTCATGAGTAGTTTCTCCATTTAACCGCATAACATAGCGCATACTGTGCTGTGTTCTCAGTACGCTCACATTACATTCTGGAGTTATTCATGAGCTGTCGTATGTCTGTGCCTTTCCTGTGAGCTCGGTTTCTTGTCATTTACATAACCAAGCAAAGCAAGTTTCATTTATTCAAATGATACCGTTTGTATGCTAAGTAGGTCACGATCTGCTAATCCTGATGTTGCTGTAGTTTCCTTTTAAGCTTCTTGGGTTGTTCATGCTTTGCCACACTGTGTGTTGCTTAGATGAAAGTGAATGCTGGAAGGAAGAGTTACTCGCACTCGCACGTTCCAAACAAGAGCGCACAGAGTCTGAGCTTCTCTGCCTGCGACAGGTATTTCCCACCTGTATTCTGATATTAGATCATGTATGGTTTCCAGTAGCTCCACCCCAAACACCCTCTCACATTTTTCACTATTACTGTCAGTTATCAGTTTCTTAAAATGTCACTGCCCTCCCCTTTTTACTTGCTTCTAAGTTGTCATCTGGTTTTTCAACATTCCCTGAGTAATTCTTCCATTTCTCCTCAGGAGGCTGAATTGGCCTCAGAATTGGCCATGAGCTTGATCTCATCACATGTCTGACAAGAATAGACGTGATGGAGTCATAAGATAAGagagtaaaagtgtgtgtgtgtgtgtgatgtcacagGTGTGTGAGCACCAACAGAATGACCTACAGCTCTTGAAGCTCAACCTAGAGACCACCAGAGAGGCACTAATGAAGTATGAAAGTCAAAGGTCACTTGTGAGGCAAGTGAAAatcattcaatttaaaaaaaaaaaaaatctaagctTCAATCTAAACATGTTTGTGGTTTTAGTgaagagactgtagcagtggcAAGTTGTGCATGTGAACATTGTGACCTTCAGGAGACAAAGATTCAAGAGTCTATAGGATAGTGCCCTAGCGAAAGCCTAGTCATATCTGAACAAAGGGAGAATCACACAATCACCGCTACTACAtcaacagtacacacacacgttcagaaCGTTGGCTGCGATGTGGAGAAGCAAAGTGCAGAGCTATGACTCTCCAGGCAGTGGCAGTGATGGGATTTTAGCTTAGCTAGCTCCCATGTTACTCCACTGTTGCCAATGTAGTTCTGATCCAGCAGAGAATAAGGCAGTAGATTGCTGTAGTGCTGGACCTGGGGTGGACCTCCTAGCCATCATTAACCACAGTGCAGAGATGGAGGACCGAGTGCTAGGACAGCAGTCAGACTGCTCAAATCAACCAAAATAAGCATTACTAGTGAGAAACATGCTGCAGAGTAGATTTTGAAAGTATAGTGTAATTTATGTTCTAGAGTATTCCTGCTGTGTTAAGCCTTCTGTCTGAGAATGTTTCTAAGATTTAAGCTTTCATCCAGTCCAGGAGATGTGACTTGTGTGTACACGGACTGTTCAACACCCACACCACGGAGGAGCACGACGAGTCCTGGACTTGTAGAGGATGCAGTACTCAGCAAACAGGTAGAACATTACCACCCAAACAGTTACTGGAGTACCAGTAACTCCGTAGAGGGATTGTGTAAGACcgattgcccctaggtgtgagtGTACATGTTAAATGTCTGAGAATTTTGCTCGGCCATGGACTGAAAGATAGTACGTTTCTTCCAGCATCAGGAGGCATTCACCTCATCCACATGTCGCTTGAAGCGCTTGCTGGCGGAGTCACAGCAAATGGTGGCCAGTCTGGAACTCTGTTCTGGAAAACCTCTAAACCGTTCCCAAAGCCCTCCAACACAACCCAGCGTCCTGAGTTCCACTTCACGCTGTGACTCTGTCTGCAGCCTCAACGATAGTCATACCAATACAGAGACTCTTGAGCAGATCCCGTCGCCCAATAAGAACCAAGAAGAAATACAAACAAGAAGGGTAtatcttttgttttcttgtgttctTCTTGTGCAGTTCAACTGAGTAACTTGTGTAACttgaacaaaaaatgtttttcatttctcattAGGATGACTCTCTACTTCACAGTATCGCCAGTTCACAGAAAACCAAGGAATACGATCAAGAGATCTGTGACTAGACGTACTTGGACATTAACGGTTCTTCCTGTGGACGTAGCCATTCCTCCatattttcaattcattttaatgtaaataaaaagttcTAAGGCAACTAAAGAGTGATGGCTACAAATATGTTGACTAGAGAATTCTTAACATTACTTCTTAAAAActtggaaaaaacattaaacatggtGCTTTGTCCTGTGGACCAACTACCCATTAAGTGTCAAACCTATCAAGTACCCATTTATAAACTGTGAAACCTGTCCTACAAGATGGCTTGGATTGTGCACCTTGTTTCGTCATTCCTGTCGCATTGTAATCAGACCTGTTTTTCACAAGGATGAACTCTCCTGTGTAGATTTTGACTATTTCACACTGTGTCTTTTCACTTGTGTCTGCGTGAGGTGGACTATTTAAATCGACCTCTTCGGATATTTTAAAACATCAGTTTACGTTACGTTACATTAACTCTCTCAGGGATTTGGGAACATCAGTAAAGGTATTTTTACTAAAAATCATGTTGTATATGCATTAAGTTTGAGAATTTAATATTCTGTGTTCAAAATTGTTTTAACATCATCcctaatttttatattaaaaaaaaaacatggctgtAAAATATATGACTGCTTTTGTTtacataatgatgatgatgatgataagtcTCTTGCTCTTGAATAATTTTAATTCTCAATATTGAAGAACAAAAGTAATATATTAAAACAGACACGTCATCTTTGCCAGAGATGAAATCTTAGACATACTAAAGGTGGTTGAATGCCTGGTGCATGAAGACCAAAAATGCTTCCTAATTCTTACATATTCAATCAGGACGGAGCCAAAATCATAAATGGTTTCTGACCAGTCGACTTTGTTGCAATTCAAACAGGACTGAAAAAATGTCTAAAGATAAAAGTGAAAAGACTAAAGACAAATCTGAGAAGGCTCTGGCTGCGGAAAAAGAACAGTTTGTCAAACTTCAGGTAAATGTGCAGTCCTACTTGAAATATATTCCCTACTGTATATTACTTCATTTAAAATCAATCTAATGCTCGTTTCTCCTTTACAGCTGCAGAGCATTTCAAAGTGCATAACCACCACCGAGGCTCCTATAAAAGAGAAATATGGACGCAGTATCTTTCAGTGCCTTGTTTTCCattctctttaatattctctctttAATGGTGTAACACAGGGAAGTAATCATGCACAGTTCTGTGTAAGAGCCTTAGGCATGTGCAGACAAATACTGTAATGTAGTGATgcctttaaaaataacaaaaacacttttacataaaaaatataaagcgTAAAAGTCAACATTTGGTGTCACAATCCTTTGTATATCATCAATCTAAGGTAAAGAAATGAATCTGTTCTTCTGAAGACTgtacactttttctttttccccaaaAACCCAGCAGACTTTGTTAAGCTTTTTTTCTTGAAAGTTGTCTGTTActcaatatttctttctttattgtcaTACAAACTTTGGACATGTAATGTTTAGAAGTCGAAAAAGTTTAAAGTGTAATTTGCACCATGTTGGGTAACCTAGAAGCGTGGCTCCTTTCATGTTTGTGCTACACGAGACTATGATGTGCTCGGTGTCGGAGGATCTGAGTTTAGCTGGATTAAAGAAAAAGTTTAAGGAACATGGTTAAAAGCCAAGGAAACGATGAGTTCTGGTGTTTTCCTGTCAGCGTGGTCTTTCCTCAACATTACTGTAGATATCTTGTTGGGAACACATTGGGAAAGTGGAGCCGTTACTTTCTGGTCCCATGCTGTGAATTTGCCTCTGGCCAGCAATGCCATCCTCAGCTGGAAGTTCTGCCATATGCTGCATAAACTCCTACGTGATGGCCATCCTAATGTAAGTCCTGCTAACTTAACCAACACAAAACCAGATATGAAAATACCAGAGATGTGTGACAGTGTATGACTGTTGTGATAAGCTATGGATAAAGAGTGGTGGTTCATTTAAAGTGATTTAGTATCTGCACAGCTGCTGTTGATGTACACCgatcaggcataacattatgaccacctTCTTAATATTGTGTTGGTCCCACTTCTGCTgctaaaacagctctgacccatcgaggcatggactccactagACCTCTGAAGGTATACtatggtatctggcaccaagctGTTAGCAGCAGATTATTTACGTTCTGTAATTTGTGAGGTTCATCCATGGATTGGACATGTTTGTTCAGCGCATCCcacagatctggggaatttggaggccaaatcAACACCTTAAACTCGTTGTGCTAAATAATACATTCCTGAACCATATTTCTATTATGGCAGGGCACATTATAACGCTGGTGGAGTCCTGACCCAGTCGGCCGTTGTCAAACTCGCTCAAATCCTTATGCTTGCCCATTCTTCCAGATTCTACCACATCAACTCTGAGGACAATATGTTCACTTGCTgactaatatatcccacccactATCAGGTACCATGATGAAGAGATAATCAGTGTTGTTCACTCCACCTGTCAGTGGTCATAATGTTAAACCTGATCGGTGGATATGTCATCTCCTTACTTAATTTTTCCCTAGAGTACTTTTGGATTTTGCACCAAAAATAGAGTAGGACATCTGTAAACTGTGCCATTTCAGAGTCAACAATTGAACAGTTTTGCTGTTCGCTACCACCAGATGTGAACTCATGGTTATATCATAACCTCATTTATTTTGCCGCAACTTTCAGACGCTGCGAGATAGCCGAGGACATGTCCCAAATATTAAGCAAATGGGAACTTTATGGGTAAgtgaataaaaaataccaaCTAACTGTTGAATATTTATAGTGcttttggttttgttaaatggaaatgttttaatgtttattactgtttgaGTGGTCACCTGGTTGAgattttgtcctgcattgtgtAGGGAAGCCTCCATGATCGATATGGGCATATTGTTGCTCTGTATGCGAAGTTCCTGTGCATCAAAATTGACTTCCATTGTAAAGTGAGTTAAACTGCTACAAACAAGTTTGGAAAAATAATAACTTGTATATAATTGTTCTAAATGGTAGAAGTGTTTCTTGCCCCAAATGTAGTAACCTTTACATATACTCGCTTTAGAAATTGTTCATATTTCCCTAACAGCGAATAACAATTCCACCAAACCTTGAATCTCCTGACGAGGCCCTTGAGAGGGCTATCGCAGTCGATATAAACGAAGTGTGAGTCTTTGTATCTGTTCTGATGTCATTCAAAATTCTCCTAACAAATGCGATTTGaaggaaacaaaatgattttttttttgtgtgtgtttgttcaggttTGAAATCACAGGTGAAGTGCAAGATTATATGGATGCTGCACTTGTCTTACAGGAAACAGGTAAACTAGTCGATTCCGACCTCTCATGCCAGTAGAATAATCACATTAATAAGGCTAATAGCAAGTGTGGCTAAAATGCTTAATATGGCATGTTTTGATGTTTCTGTGCAGTTTTCAGACAGCTGGAATCCAACAATACGAGCTCGACGACCGCCGTTGGTCAATGCCGCTTAGCTCCATTGGTCCTGCTCATCCAAGACTGCAGCCCTCTCTATCACTTCCTCGTCAAGCTTTTGTTCAAGCTACACAGCCGTGAGTTGACTTTATTTTCCATAAGCGGTCcaccttttttgtttcttagTTTTACTGCAGTTAGATGATGATATTTGTATAAGGGTAAATGGGTGCAAATACTTTTGCAACACACCGATTTACTCTCCGCTGTCCAAGATCACACCATTAAGTCAGTGGTGTTAATAAAAGAACACATTCTGTGACATTTCCATGTACTGATCTATGTGTTTGGGGTGTTAAAGGAATACCCATCGATGCTTTGTTGGGCCATCGTGAGCGATTCCGTGATCAGTTTAACAGGCAAG from Tachysurus vachellii isolate PV-2020 chromosome 20, HZAU_Pvac_v1, whole genome shotgun sequence includes these protein-coding regions:
- the ccdc62 gene encoding coiled-coil domain-containing protein 62 encodes the protein MCKSIIPACEAKMDEDGGKDHFKSKRFGNSWMSTNGFLFDPWHSTPVKKHTDEGSIARQTAKSISSNSANQQSLLSAIQGSQTQVNNLDITTIHKQRMELQLLIAELKDREQELNSMASAHHRQLQAWEQDRQRVLTLEQRSARLEDELQKRNEVIRAISKRLKTAEVREQDSRRELSSMQQQMQELSQRQQHSSQQHQDLEERNQCLNSSILTLSSQLGQLQVHEEELSSMLKLKDKDMTEATNHILGLAERLRESESSLKECQVRERKTLQETEEYRRRLREARHQNAQLKDELQEKTLENNSQREELIRLRQENQLLRKELSLADESECWKEELLALARSKQERTESELLCLRQVCEHQQNDLQLLKLNLETTREALMKYESQRSLVSPGDVTCVYTDCSTPTPRRSTTSPGLVEDAVLSKQHQEAFTSSTCRLKRLLAESQQMVASLELCSGKPLNRSQSPPTQPSVLSSTSRCDSVCSLNDSHTNTETLEQIPSPNKNQEEIQTRRDDSLLHSIASSQKTKEYDQEICD